A DNA window from Stenotrophomonas sp. 57 contains the following coding sequences:
- the gltX gene encoding glutamate--tRNA ligase, producing MICRTRFAPSPTGYLHIGGARTALYCWLEARHRGGEFVLRIEDTDRERSTQGAIDAILEAMDWLGLDYDVGPIYQTDRVARYLEVAEQLVADGKAYYAYETREELDAMREAAMAKQEKPRYNGAARDLGLPRKDDPNRVIRFKNPLEGTVVFDDLIKGRIEIANSELDDMVIFRPDGYPTYNFAVVVDDWDMGITEVIRGDDHINNTPRQINLYEGIGAPVPKFGHMPMILDEQGAKLSKRTGAADVMQYKDAGYLPDALLSYLARLGWSHGDQELFSRQELIELFDVTHCNSKASRLDMAKLGWVNQHFLKTEEPASIVPHLVYQLEKLGLDVAAGPAPEDVVIALRERVQTLKEMAEKAVVWYQPLTEYDEAAVAKHLKAGAEVALGKARELLAALPEWTAESVGVALHDAAAALEIGMGKVAQPLRVAITGTQVSPDISHTVYLAGREQALKRIDVAITKVATT from the coding sequence ATGATCTGCCGCACCCGCTTCGCCCCCAGCCCCACCGGTTACCTGCACATCGGCGGTGCCCGCACCGCGCTGTACTGCTGGCTGGAGGCCCGCCACCGCGGCGGCGAATTCGTGCTGCGCATCGAGGACACCGATCGTGAACGCAGCACCCAGGGCGCGATCGACGCGATCCTGGAGGCGATGGACTGGCTGGGCCTGGACTACGACGTCGGCCCGATCTATCAGACCGACCGCGTGGCCCGTTACCTGGAAGTGGCCGAGCAGCTGGTGGCCGACGGCAAGGCGTACTACGCCTACGAGACCCGCGAAGAGCTGGACGCGATGCGCGAGGCCGCCATGGCCAAGCAGGAAAAGCCGCGCTACAACGGCGCCGCGCGTGACCTGGGCCTGCCGCGCAAGGACGACCCGAACCGCGTCATCCGCTTCAAGAACCCGCTGGAGGGCACGGTGGTGTTCGACGACCTGATCAAGGGCCGCATCGAGATCGCCAACAGCGAGCTGGATGACATGGTCATCTTCCGACCGGACGGCTACCCCACCTACAACTTCGCGGTGGTGGTGGACGACTGGGACATGGGCATCACCGAGGTCATCCGCGGCGACGACCACATCAACAACACCCCGCGCCAGATCAACCTGTACGAAGGCATCGGCGCCCCGGTGCCGAAGTTCGGCCACATGCCGATGATCCTGGACGAGCAGGGCGCCAAGCTGTCCAAGCGCACCGGCGCGGCCGACGTGATGCAGTACAAGGACGCCGGTTACCTGCCCGATGCGCTGCTGAGCTACCTGGCCCGGCTGGGCTGGTCGCACGGTGACCAGGAGCTGTTCAGCCGCCAGGAACTGATCGAGCTGTTCGACGTGACCCACTGCAATTCCAAGGCTTCGCGCCTGGACATGGCCAAACTGGGCTGGGTCAACCAGCACTTCCTGAAGACCGAAGAGCCTGCCAGCATCGTGCCGCACCTGGTCTACCAGCTGGAAAAGCTGGGCCTGGACGTGGCCGCCGGCCCGGCGCCGGAGGACGTGGTGATCGCCCTGCGCGAGCGCGTGCAGACCCTGAAGGAAATGGCCGAGAAGGCCGTGGTCTGGTACCAGCCGCTGACCGAGTACGACGAGGCCGCCGTGGCCAAGCACCTCAAGGCCGGTGCCGAGGTGGCGCTGGGCAAGGCCCGCGAACTGCTGGCGGCCCTGCCGGAATGGACCGCTGAGTCGGTCGGCGTGGCCCTGCACGATGCCGCCGCCGCGCTGGAGATCGGCATGGGCAAGGTCGCCCAGCCGCTGCGCGTGGCCATCACCGGCACCCAGGTCAGCCCTGACATTTCCCATACCGTGTACCTGGCCGGCCGCGAGCAGGCCTTGAAACGCATCGATGTGGCCATCACCAAGGTAGCAACGACCTGA
- a CDS encoding Fur family transcriptional regulator, protein MPAKTATACTAPHHHVHDASDFVAVVERVSRERGLRLTPIRANVLKLIAEAGKPVKAYELLEWVRNGKGVGADAPPTVYRALDFLMANGFVHKLESVNAFVACHHPSSAAHSVPFLICNSCHSAVELEDREIVTQLEKRAKELGFQPQAQTLEVHGLCARCAG, encoded by the coding sequence ATGCCCGCCAAGACCGCCACTGCCTGTACGGCCCCGCACCACCACGTCCATGACGCATCGGATTTCGTGGCGGTGGTCGAGCGCGTCTCGCGCGAACGCGGACTGCGCCTGACTCCGATCCGCGCCAATGTATTGAAGCTGATCGCCGAGGCCGGCAAGCCGGTCAAGGCCTACGAGCTGCTGGAGTGGGTACGCAACGGCAAGGGCGTTGGCGCTGATGCCCCGCCCACCGTGTACCGCGCGCTGGACTTCCTGATGGCCAATGGCTTCGTGCACAAGCTGGAGTCGGTGAACGCCTTCGTGGCCTGCCATCACCCCAGCAGCGCCGCGCATTCGGTACCGTTCCTGATCTGCAACAGCTGCCACAGTGCAGTGGAACTGGAAGACCGCGAGATCGTCACCCAGCTGGAAAAGCGTGCCAAGGAGTTGGGCTTCCAGCCGCAGGCACAGACCCTGGAAGTGCACGGGCTCTGCGCGCGCTGCGCGGGCTGA